In one window of Pseudobdellovibrionaceae bacterium DNA:
- a CDS encoding biopolymer transporter ExbD, with amino-acid sequence MSRAKGSARRLLVEPGYHIRSKYDLPHLRARKTDSAGKDSNVVLPLTSMIDMFSMLVIFLLLNFSSTGEAYFIAKDVKLPEASNPIPMESLPLISITKDSVIFDAQKVGDNPLHVEETDQELPQLRAALQRIQDFHNRLEPGKPFKAGVNIQADRSTPVIYIKRVMNALISEGWTVINFVVRKPEGTE; translated from the coding sequence ATGTCTAGAGCTAAGGGGAGCGCACGGCGCCTGCTTGTTGAACCAGGTTATCATATTAGATCTAAATATGATTTGCCCCATTTGCGAGCGCGAAAAACCGACAGTGCCGGTAAAGATTCCAACGTGGTGCTACCACTGACCTCAATGATCGACATGTTTTCAATGCTGGTGATTTTCTTGCTATTGAATTTCTCCTCGACGGGAGAAGCTTATTTTATCGCCAAAGATGTGAAGCTGCCCGAAGCCTCAAACCCCATCCCCATGGAAAGCTTGCCCCTCATCTCGATCACAAAAGACTCAGTTATTTTCGATGCCCAAAAGGTAGGGGACAACCCACTGCATGTGGAAGAAACAGATCAAGAGTTGCCGCAGTTGCGAGCCGCACTTCAAAGAATTCAAGACTTTCACAATCGCCTAGAGCCGGGTAAACCCTTCAAGGCCGGTGTGAATATCCAGGCCGACAGGTCCACGCCAGTAATTTATATTAAGCGGGTTATGAACGCCCTTATTAGCGAAGGTTGGACGGTGATTAACTTCGTCGTCAGAAAACCCGAGGGGACAGAATAG
- a CDS encoding MotA/TolQ/ExbB proton channel family protein, translating into MLQDLAEKFQAGGPFMWPILLCSGLGLAIMIERWLVLRAATNVSKEELLDRLNSYILKGDLVKAVRTVSKTSTPLTNIVHSGLVTVANGGTSEDVQTSMDAVALREIPRLEKRIGLLATLSNIATLLGLLGTVTGLIGAFAAVAKVAADKKAEMLSSAIAEAMNTTAFGLIVAIPLLAAFGYLNSKSQEVTDDIHETSVSTLNFIMVHKDKFKSS; encoded by the coding sequence ATGTTACAAGATCTAGCGGAAAAGTTTCAGGCCGGTGGGCCATTTATGTGGCCGATTTTATTATGTTCAGGTTTGGGATTGGCAATTATGATAGAACGATGGTTGGTGTTGAGAGCCGCAACCAACGTGAGCAAAGAAGAGCTGCTAGATCGACTGAATAGTTACATTCTAAAAGGTGACTTGGTTAAAGCTGTTCGAACCGTATCAAAAACATCAACTCCTTTAACAAATATCGTACATTCGGGCCTAGTGACGGTGGCTAACGGTGGAACGTCAGAAGACGTTCAAACCTCAATGGATGCCGTAGCGCTTAGAGAAATACCGCGCCTAGAAAAGCGGATTGGGCTTCTGGCCACGCTCTCAAACATTGCCACGCTGCTGGGGCTACTCGGTACAGTAACAGGTCTTATTGGTGCCTTCGCGGCGGTTGCAAAAGTAGCAGCTGACAAAAAAGCCGAAATGTTATCAAGTGCCATTGCCGAAGCGATGAACACCACAGCATTTGGTCTTATTGTGGCCATTCCGCTGCTTGCGGCATTTGGGTATTTGAACTCGAAGTCGCAAGAAGTCACAGACGATATTCATGAGACAAGTGTTTCAACATTAAATTTTATAATGGTCCACAAAGACAAGTTTAAAAGCTCATAA
- a CDS encoding biopolymer transporter ExbD, giving the protein MAKQVNEELNLTPFIGLFAMLVVLLLVTAVWNRVYVFQTNTSASTASDSSTPPKKEVTLSVTIMGDRLEMSEDEKGTTIMHQNDEVNKERFIATLGEWRQRYPEKKDVVLNTDNRVPYYQLIEVFDVLIGHDWPDVGVSTQ; this is encoded by the coding sequence ATGGCTAAACAGGTAAACGAAGAACTCAACTTAACACCCTTTATTGGGCTATTTGCCATGCTGGTGGTTTTGCTGCTGGTCACGGCAGTGTGGAACCGCGTTTATGTTTTTCAAACTAACACATCGGCATCGACAGCTTCGGATTCGTCGACTCCTCCCAAAAAAGAAGTCACATTGAGTGTGACCATAATGGGTGACCGCTTGGAGATGAGTGAAGATGAAAAGGGTACGACCATTATGCATCAAAACGACGAAGTCAATAAAGAGCGGTTTATTGCAACGTTAGGGGAGTGGCGGCAGCGGTATCCAGAGAAAAAAGATGTGGTTTTAAATACAGATAACCGAGTGCCTTATTATCAGTTGATTGAAGTGTTTGATGTACTAATAGGTCATGATTGGCCCGATGTGGGAGTGAGTACGCAATAA